One Nicotiana tomentosiformis chromosome 4, ASM39032v3, whole genome shotgun sequence genomic window carries:
- the LOC104096983 gene encoding uncharacterized protein, translating to MPVSGNEEPGVLARQPSNSSSGIPIKKRWYSMVQSPSPTRAEPSSLSNESESKTKDSCLVQVSTLSSCDSASKSDTIKNTLLEVKKENPSGANVDSPPTLQPFLTISRETNPDTSSGPSGNVDNQVKPASAKKLASQIVNVKKEVVAKQGESQCKLELPAYSGHVELSLGPKEPHVSSLVDPTRERSCLMSGTVNPSLLSLSLNKGKDISQDKSCKNGLSNNDSDDTAHTNRSNWDLNTPMDSWEGSGDDVPVQDASHIDLLHKTSSSLDRKPSISSTSVVGANVDKGKQVVGASEQEFNFPISSIQPSLPYKSADVLPLSLGSTLRGFDSPILQSLAKVDSSRVSPNSSLLKNLALNSNMNSPTRKTVKSEPVEEALVQANAGTACRPAGTLDVNVVKPEVVRQNLQPTEVSTKGPQKLLEQKPVKFEALQEVSQEISMTSDVIAHQSVGRVLQLQESSSSSSSTLPMPLTPQKGCTSRLSTCSDLSVMSGDLSTQSEYSVHTEEANRNKNALDQANADIAAKHANFDLKESNVSSGKVEPSVLEGINVEDTREPHQLVASGVGSANDEEKISISAGTEEECYGSDYESDGNHAFAGHVDAESVGCGREDEEYEEGEVREPMMQSIAEDPIAEGMDSEKNSKNAHSAGSSGVEESHCFNYDEKDNMLPVHTETNDDFVKGCDEKADKIDHKDGNLQSPLLDKEETTGADEQRPIGAIQQGPVDQSGIADLQEGCEKDVLCDEVPAGSSGSGRNVGETNNENIGGSDMAPTVDSSLQNAETSINANSNKDLSNVGSKSRIINLPRASNVTSPSNVRTITGRSLPSRSGRERYSDIEEEKFHLRKNRDETYADGPKFVRHRNEDRSFCSSRGNFMRGRGRGSGRFDSSRSDWDSGRDFESYGGGTDYRFRRKRTAAVGESEIERNDYDRLDGAAFVSNRRRKPLNDSFSSFRHPPARRLSPNGREDAAMMGIQMLRRAPRNTSPSRCTGEDGSDGPDGHFIRGNTKFTTMQRRGFPRMRSKSPARSRTRPPGPWSSPRRRPAEGFNGLPDSSQHRSPAMYREDRMRSSPRTSFTDEMVPRRRDSPSYTARRLNDMRDVDAGQEHGHPRSLSIRRSPPDRVFTRNNRRLEMLDRRERADGDDYFDGPIHTGRFPELRSGGSTDERRKYGERRGGPARSFRPYNSENDTFRFNQDGGPRPFRFYPVADEEFVERNNTREREFDANIKDRPLPRRMRNVEEQEGNFRQSGQVWHEEGFDVSRLKRRRF from the exons ATGCCAGTTTCAGGGAACGAAGAG CCTGGGGTTCTTGCCCGGCAGCCCAGTAACTCGTCATCAGGTATCCCTATTAAGAAGAGGTGGTACTCTATGGTCCAGTCTCCTTCACCTACTCGTGCTGAGCCATCTTCTTTGTCTAACGAAAGTGAATCCAAGACCAAAGATTCTTGCCTGGTCCAGGTCTCGACCTTGAGTTCTTGTGATAGTGCAAGTAAATCTGATACTATCAAGAATACTCTTCTAGAGGTAAAAAAGGAAAATCCTTCTGGTGCAAATGTTGACTCTCCGCCTACTTTGCAACCATTTTTAACCATATCTCGGGAAACAAACCCTGATACTAGCTCTGGTCCTTCGGGAAATGTAGATAATCAAGTGAAACCAGCTTCTGCCAAAAAATTAGCTAGCCAGATAGTGAATGTCAAGAAGGAAGTTGTTGCCAAACAAGGGGAAAGCCAATGTAAACTTGAACTTCCTGCTTATTCTGGACATGTTGAACTGTCATTAGGCCCAAAGGAACCACATGTTTCTTCTTTGGTTGATCCAACTAGGGAGCGGAGTTGCCTGATGAGTGGAACTGTAAATCCTTCATTGCTTTCTCTGTCTTTGAATAAAGGGAAGGACATTTCCCAGGACAAAAGTTGCAAGAATGGATTGAGTAACAATGATTCTGATGATACTGCACACACTAATAGATCTAACTGGGATCTGAATACTCCCATGGACTCATGGGAGGGTTCTGGTGACGATGTTCCTGTTCAAGATGCTAGTCATATTGATCTGTTACATAAGACTTCTAGTTCACTAGACAGAAAGCCTTCTATTAGTTCTACTTCTGTTGTTGGTGCTAATGTTGATAAAGGGAAACAAGTTGTTGGAGCTAGTGAGCAGGAATTTAATTTTCCCATCTCATCAATACAGCCTAGCCTACCATACAAGTCTGCCGATGTGCTTCCTCTTAGTCTTGGTAGTACTTTACGAGGGTTTGACTCCCCAATACTGCAGTCATTGGCTAAAGTGGACTCTAGCAGGGTTAGTCCGAACTCGAGTTTGCTGAAAAATCTGGCATTGAATAGTAACATGAATTCCCCCACTCGCAAAACTGTTAAGTCTGAACCTGTTGAGGAAGCCTTGGTACAAGCCAATGCTGGAACTGCATGTCGTCCAGCTGGAACATTGGATGTTAATGTAGTAAAACCTGAAGTTGTGAGGCAGAATCTGCAACCTACTGAGGTGTCGACTAAGGGTCCTCAGAAATTACTTGAGCAAAAACCAGTGAAATTCGAAGCACTCCAGGAGGTTAGTCAGGAAATATCCATGACGTCAGATGTGATTGCACACCAATCAGTTGGAAGGGTTTTACAGCTTCAGGAGAGTTCTTCTTCATCTTCGTCTACACTGCCAATGCCTTTGACCCCTCAAAAGGGATGCACTTCTAGATTGTCTACCTGTTCAGATTTGTCTGTGATGAGTGGGGACTTGTCTACTCAATCTGAGTACTCTGTTCATACTGAGGAAGCTAATAGAAATAAAAATGCTCTAGATCAGGCAAATGCTGATATTGCTGCTAAACATGCAAACTTTGACCTCAAAGAATCAAATGTGTCCAGTGGTAAAGTGGAGCCATCTGTGTTGGAGGGCATCAATGTCGAAGATACACGAGAGCCACATCAGTTGGTTGCAAGTGGTGTGGGATCGGCAAATGATGAGGAAAAGATAAGTATATCAGCTGGTACAGAAGAAGAATGTTATGGTTCTGATTACGAATCTGATGGCAATCATGCTTTTGCGGGACATGTTGATGCTGAGAGTGTGGGGTGTGGCAGAGAGGATGAGGAATATGAAGAAGGTGAGGTCCGAGAGCCAATGATGCAGTCAATTGCAGAAGACCCAATTGCTGAGGGGATGGATTCGGAAAAAAATAGCAAAAATGCTCACTCTGCTGGCTCTTCTGGGGTTGAGGAATCTCACTGCTTCAATTATGATGAAAAAGATAACATGTTGCCAGTTCATACTGAGACTAATGATGACTTTGTGAAAGGTTGTGATGAGAAAGCTGACAAAATTGATCATAAAGACGGTAATTTGCAGAGTCCATTATTGGATAAAGAGGAAACAACAGGAGCTGATGAGCAGAGGCCTATTGGTGCTATTCAACAAGGACCAGTTGATCAATCAGGAATAGCAGATCTGCAGGAGGGATGTGAAAAGGATGTCTTATGTGACGAAGTGCCTGCTGGAAGCAGTGGGTCTGGCAGAAATGTTGGCGAGACTAATAACGAGAATATTGGAGGATCTGATATGGCACCAACAGTTGATTCATCTTTGCAGAATGCTGAAACATCTATTAATGCTAACTCTAATAAAGATTTGTCAAATGTTGGAAGCAAGAGCCGGATTATCAATTTACCTCGTGCATCTAATGTGACATCTCCTAGTAATGTCAGAACTATTACAGGTAGGTCACtgccttcaagaagtggaagagaAAGGTATTCTGATATAGAGGAGGAGAAATTCCATCTACGAAAGAATAG AGATGAAACTTATGCTGATGGTCCTAAATTTGTCCGGCATAGGAATGAGGACCGGTCATTTTGCAGCTCACGGGGGAACTTCATGCGTGGAAGAGGGAGGGGTTCGGGCCGGTTTGATAGTTCGCGTAGTGATTGGGATTCTGGACGTGATTTTGAAAGCTATGGAGGTGGTACTGATTATCGTTTTAGACGTAAACGTACTGCTGCTGTTGGGGAATCTGAAATTGAGCGTAATGACTATGATAGACTCGATGGTGCTGCTTTTGTTAGTAATAGGAGGAGGAAGCCATTAAATGATTCCTTCTCTTCATTTCGGCATCCACCTGCACGGCGGCTGTCCCCCAATGGAAGAGAAGATGCTGCCATGATGGGTATTCAAATGCTTCGTAGAGCTCCTAGGAATACCAGCCCAAGTAGATGCACTGGTGAAGATGGCTCTGATGGACCAGATGGTCATTTCATTCGGGGTAATACAAAGTTTACCACGATGCAGAGAAGAGGTTTCCCTCGAATGCGGTCTAAATCTCCTGCTAGATCCCGTACACGTCCCCCTGGCCCTTGGTCATCTCCTCGGAGGAGACCGGCCGAAGGATTCAATGGTCTTCCAGATTCATCTCAGCACAGGTCTCCAGCTATGTACAGGGAAGATAGGATGAGGTCTTCCCCACGAACTTCTTTTACCGATGAGATGGTTCCTCGAAGGCGTGACTCTCCATCGTATACTGCTCGgcgtctgaatgatatgagggaTGTGGACGCTGGACAGGAGCATGGGCATCCAAGGTCTCTTTCTATCAGAAGAAGTCCACCTGATCGGGTATTTACTAGAAACAATAGGAGACTTGAGATGTTAGATCGTCGGGAGAGGGCTGATGGTGATGACTACTTTGATGGGCCGATACACACTGGCAGGTTTCCTGAGCTTCGTAGTGGTGGAAGTACTGATGAGAGAAGGAAGTATGGTGAGAGGCGAGGAGGACCTGCTCGTTCTTTTCGTCCTTATAACAGCGAAAATGACACTTTCCGTTTCAACCAAGATGGTGGCCCTAGGCCTTTTAGGTTCTATCCAGTAGCAGATGAAGAATTTGTTGAAAGAAATAACACTAGGGAAAGAGAATTTGATGCAAATATCAAGGATCGACCTTTACCTAGACGAATGAGAAATGTCGAGGAGCAAGAAGGTAATTTTAGACAGAGTGGGCAAGTTTGGCATGAAGAGGGATTTGATGTCTCTAGATTGAAAAGAAGAAGGTTTTGA